Proteins encoded in a region of the Natronorubrum halophilum genome:
- a CDS encoding right-handed parallel beta-helix repeat-containing protein, with protein sequence MVSDQEKDGPRTNEHGTSRRSFVGALAVSGVSGGIVGRSSRGLKGSNEAASTQGPWQGIDLSDSGTNVTNDLSHLDLGQSLAATELEGDNSFRVDLDVESPNPNIVNVRTDLGVESNEDDLWVAIYDHYQSFSPSNRNHMYVVPPGTWLVETNNIHLEAHEFFGISGNPSATLRVNDQDVDRLMTVGTTDDTPPNAQRTVMQDLAVDIRGDYDAGIGRWYTYRFGLIERITMLGTRNRLHPEYGGDRHTIMVDGIKSTSTNLIRGCDLNNWDVRHDAPQVGHAVAYSSEPSHVGLNVWEGCQVTGYTDNGFYMSTSNGRNLISGCTAVNCAGAGIRIGDNDMVRNCKIIMREEPAHSWSGLWLENGGGQVVEKLYIRNLIQKPTEIIRCTQSGQAQLKNVHINDDGGNGRTIRVNDNDDSQTTFSSCTITDRSSPTTSDYGVYVQSSNVQFRDCDFDFESRSGNDRHGIFVNGRGENVDTLGIANCSVDADGASLRFADSGEKHHVQNSIFEALVMSDADASLTDVLWLGNHHEGDTVFHGARENWKGDFNWGFEV encoded by the coding sequence ATGGTATCCGATCAAGAGAAAGATGGACCTCGCACGAATGAACACGGAACGTCGCGGCGATCGTTCGTCGGCGCACTAGCCGTCTCGGGTGTGAGCGGCGGTATTGTCGGGCGGTCTTCACGCGGCCTGAAGGGGTCGAACGAAGCGGCGAGTACCCAGGGTCCGTGGCAGGGGATCGACCTGTCCGATTCGGGAACGAACGTCACCAACGATCTTTCCCACCTCGATCTCGGCCAGTCGCTCGCTGCAACCGAACTCGAGGGCGACAATAGTTTTCGGGTCGACCTCGATGTCGAGAGCCCGAACCCGAACATCGTCAACGTTCGAACTGATCTGGGAGTGGAATCCAATGAAGACGATCTCTGGGTAGCGATCTACGACCACTACCAGTCGTTCAGCCCCAGCAATCGAAACCACATGTACGTGGTTCCGCCGGGGACGTGGCTCGTCGAAACGAACAACATTCACCTCGAGGCTCACGAATTCTTCGGCATCTCCGGGAACCCGTCCGCCACGTTACGAGTCAACGACCAGGACGTCGACCGCCTGATGACCGTGGGGACGACCGACGATACGCCCCCGAATGCACAACGGACCGTGATGCAGGACCTCGCGGTCGACATCCGCGGCGACTACGACGCCGGCATCGGTCGGTGGTACACCTACAGATTCGGCCTCATCGAGCGGATCACGATGCTCGGCACGCGGAACAGACTCCACCCGGAGTACGGCGGCGACCGGCACACGATCATGGTGGACGGAATCAAGTCGACGTCGACGAACCTCATCAGAGGATGCGACCTCAACAACTGGGACGTACGGCACGACGCTCCGCAGGTCGGTCATGCGGTCGCATACAGCTCGGAACCCAGCCACGTCGGGTTGAACGTGTGGGAGGGCTGTCAGGTGACCGGCTACACGGACAACGGATTCTATATGTCGACCAGCAACGGTCGAAACCTCATTAGCGGCTGTACGGCCGTCAACTGTGCCGGCGCGGGCATTCGAATCGGTGACAACGACATGGTCCGCAACTGCAAGATCATCATGCGGGAAGAGCCCGCACATTCGTGGAGCGGACTGTGGCTCGAAAACGGCGGCGGACAAGTGGTCGAGAAGCTCTACATCCGCAACCTCATTCAAAAACCGACCGAGATTATTCGCTGTACGCAGAGCGGACAGGCACAGCTCAAAAACGTCCACATCAACGACGATGGGGGCAACGGTCGGACTATCCGAGTGAACGACAACGACGATAGCCAGACCACCTTCAGTTCGTGTACCATCACGGACAGATCGAGTCCAACGACGTCCGATTACGGGGTATACGTGCAGTCGTCGAACGTTCAATTCCGCGATTGCGATTTCGATTTCGAATCGCGGTCGGGCAACGACCGTCACGGAATATTCGTCAACGGCCGGGGCGAGAACGTCGATACTCTCGGTATCGCCAACTGCAGCGTCGACGCGGATGGCGCGAGCTTACGGTTCGCCGATAGCGGAGAAAAACACCACGTCCAAAACTCGATTTTCGAGGCGCTCGTGATGAGCGACGCCGACGCATCGCTCACGGACGTGTTGTGGCTCGGGAATCACCACGAAGGTGACACGGTTTTCCACGGGGCACGAGAGAACTGGAAGGGAGACTTCAACTGGGGATTCGAGGTGTAA
- the leuS gene encoding leucine--tRNA ligase yields the protein MSDAGYDHATVERRWQEAWDDEDAYRTSDDVEDPTYVLGMYPYPSGKLHMGHVRNYTITDAYARYRRMMGDEVLHPMGWDAFGLPAENAAKERDTNPRDWTLDCIDTMRDQMTAMGFGYDWDREIATCTPEYYQWNQWLFSRFHEEGLVERRDAEVNWCPECETVLADEQVEGEAELCWRCGTPVEQRELEQWFLRITEYADELLDAIDGLEGWPNSVRQMQRNWIGRQFGTELEFEISEARSASDGRGEQSEPREHGAVEAFTTRVDTIHGATFFALAPDHPISEELAAENDEVHQFVEHEADPEGDEPNGVATGLTATNPVTGEEIPVYVADFVLSDVGTGALMAVPGHDERDHAFAEKMGEEIKPVITPKPDEWDGETVPDAPDVSEEAFTDDGILVNSGEYSGLESETARERLTADIDSAEEATQYQLRDWGISRQRYWGTPIPVIHCEDCGPVMVPDEDLPVELPAFINTTGNPLDAAEEWKRTDCPECGGDATRETDTMDTFVDSSWYFLRYVSPDLEEAPFDLERANDWMPVDQYVGGIEHAVMHLLYSRFFTKVLADTEGLAHREPFTNLLAQGMVQLEGEKMSKSKGNTVSPQRIVEEYGADTARLFMMQAAQPERDFDWSEEGVRSTNAFLARLKTLVDEFVESEPDGDDDAVASYVDAEIDATIAIATGEYDDLTFNRALRETQDLVRTLRQYADYTEPHADTCERGLSAVVRLLAPVAPHLAEELYSALGGDGFVVDADWPTAQVDRDYVAKRRRLVENTREDIRQIVDVAGIEDPTAIDVVIAPEWKYDALEIAIESDADNLIGELMQQPEIRERGDAAASYGQDLQAEREALSMTLSPDDEHAALESAAWLIEREFDAPVDVVRATDVDESVLKNAQPGRPAIEIDD from the coding sequence ATGAGCGACGCGGGATACGACCACGCGACGGTCGAACGGCGCTGGCAAGAGGCGTGGGACGACGAGGACGCCTATCGGACGTCCGACGACGTCGAGGATCCGACGTACGTCCTCGGGATGTACCCCTATCCGTCGGGTAAACTCCACATGGGCCACGTCCGGAACTACACGATTACGGACGCGTACGCTCGCTACCGGCGGATGATGGGCGACGAGGTGCTTCACCCGATGGGCTGGGACGCCTTCGGCCTCCCCGCCGAAAACGCGGCGAAGGAGCGCGACACCAACCCGCGGGACTGGACGCTCGACTGCATCGACACGATGCGCGACCAGATGACCGCGATGGGCTTTGGCTACGACTGGGATCGCGAGATCGCCACCTGCACGCCCGAGTACTACCAGTGGAATCAGTGGCTCTTCTCGCGGTTCCACGAGGAAGGACTGGTCGAGCGCCGCGACGCCGAGGTCAACTGGTGTCCCGAGTGCGAGACCGTCCTCGCCGACGAACAGGTCGAGGGCGAGGCCGAACTCTGCTGGCGCTGTGGCACACCCGTCGAGCAGCGCGAACTCGAGCAGTGGTTCCTCCGGATCACCGAGTACGCGGACGAGCTGTTGGACGCGATCGACGGCCTCGAGGGCTGGCCGAACTCGGTGCGTCAGATGCAGCGCAACTGGATCGGCCGGCAGTTCGGGACGGAACTCGAGTTCGAGATCAGCGAGGCGCGTAGCGCCTCGGACGGACGCGGCGAGCAGAGCGAGCCGCGTGAGCACGGCGCTGTCGAGGCCTTCACCACCCGCGTCGACACCATCCACGGCGCGACCTTCTTCGCGCTCGCGCCGGACCACCCGATCAGCGAGGAGCTGGCCGCGGAGAACGACGAGGTTCACCAGTTCGTCGAACACGAGGCCGATCCCGAGGGCGACGAACCCAACGGCGTCGCGACGGGCCTGACCGCGACGAACCCCGTCACGGGCGAGGAGATCCCGGTCTACGTCGCCGACTTCGTCCTCTCGGACGTGGGGACGGGTGCGCTGATGGCCGTGCCGGGCCACGACGAGCGCGACCACGCCTTCGCTGAGAAGATGGGCGAGGAGATCAAACCGGTCATCACGCCGAAGCCGGACGAGTGGGACGGCGAGACGGTTCCCGACGCGCCGGACGTCAGCGAGGAGGCCTTTACCGACGACGGAATCCTCGTCAACTCCGGCGAGTATTCGGGCCTCGAGAGCGAGACGGCTCGCGAACGACTCACGGCGGACATCGACAGCGCCGAGGAGGCGACCCAGTACCAGCTTCGCGACTGGGGGATCTCGCGCCAGCGCTACTGGGGCACGCCGATTCCGGTCATCCACTGCGAGGACTGCGGCCCCGTGATGGTCCCGGACGAGGACCTGCCCGTCGAACTGCCGGCGTTCATCAACACCACCGGCAACCCGCTGGACGCCGCCGAGGAGTGGAAGCGGACCGATTGTCCGGAGTGTGGCGGCGACGCCACCCGCGAGACGGACACGATGGACACCTTCGTCGATTCCTCGTGGTACTTCCTGCGTTACGTTTCGCCGGATCTCGAGGAGGCTCCGTTCGACCTGGAACGGGCCAACGACTGGATGCCCGTCGATCAGTACGTCGGCGGCATCGAACACGCCGTGATGCACCTGCTCTACTCGCGCTTCTTCACGAAGGTGCTGGCGGACACCGAGGGGCTCGCACACCGCGAACCCTTCACCAACCTGCTGGCTCAGGGGATGGTCCAACTCGAGGGCGAGAAGATGTCCAAGTCGAAGGGGAACACGGTTTCGCCCCAGCGGATCGTCGAGGAGTACGGTGCTGACACCGCGCGGCTGTTCATGATGCAAGCCGCCCAGCCCGAACGGGACTTCGACTGGAGCGAGGAAGGCGTCAGATCGACGAACGCGTTCCTGGCGCGGCTGAAAACGCTGGTCGACGAGTTCGTCGAGAGCGAACCCGACGGCGACGACGATGCCGTCGCGAGCTACGTCGACGCCGAGATCGACGCGACGATCGCCATCGCCACCGGCGAGTACGACGACCTGACGTTCAACCGAGCGCTCCGGGAAACGCAGGATCTGGTCCGGACGCTCCGTCAGTACGCCGACTACACCGAGCCACACGCCGACACGTGCGAGCGCGGGCTATCGGCCGTCGTTCGCCTGCTCGCGCCGGTCGCACCACACCTCGCCGAGGAACTATACAGTGCGCTGGGCGGCGACGGGTTCGTCGTCGACGCCGACTGGCCGACCGCGCAGGTCGACCGCGATTACGTCGCCAAACGCCGACGGCTGGTCGAGAACACGCGCGAGGACATCCGCCAGATCGTCGACGTGGCCGGCATCGAGGACCCGACGGCGATCGACGTCGTCATCGCCCCCGAGTGGAAGTACGACGCCCTCGAGATCGCGATCGAGAGCGACGCCGACAACCTGATCGGCGAACTCATGCAACAGCCCGAAATCCGCGAGCGAGGCGACGCCGCGGCCAGCTACGGGCAGGACCTCCAGGCCGAACGCGAGGCGCTGTCGATGACGCTCTCACCGGACGACGAGCACGCGGCGCTCGAGTCCGCCGCGTGGCTCATCGAGCGCGAGTTCGACGCGCCGGTCGACGTCGTTCGCGCCACCGACGTCGACGAGAGCGTCCTCAAAAACGCCCAACCCGGCCGACCGGCGATCGAGATCGACGACTGA
- a CDS encoding YqjF family protein, translating to MNEQYSRRSRNRTRTRTDPSRWTFAGESSPTAPHVASMTWRDGLFVNWPVDPDAIRSHVPEQLTLETRDGEAWLSVLPFVLTNAGLRGTPSIARTAVAELNVRTYVRYRGDPGLFFFSIDVGNPLIAAAVGRTTRLPVYHAHMRVGADDDEVAFSSTRGQTAVGARPQFQFEDTPARFSATYRPVGDVFTPEPETLAHWLVERRRFYASEARGVLAGEIAHEPWPLQPADVTVRENTMFEANDLPKPTGDPVAYYCDELSMTGSIPRRIRDNPRRRPLLRRRS from the coding sequence ATGAACGAACAGTACTCCCGACGGTCGCGGAATCGGACACGAACGCGAACGGACCCGTCTCGATGGACGTTCGCCGGTGAGTCGTCACCGACGGCCCCGCACGTCGCGTCGATGACGTGGCGCGATGGATTGTTCGTCAACTGGCCCGTCGACCCCGACGCCATTCGCTCGCACGTCCCGGAGCAACTGACGCTCGAGACGCGAGACGGCGAGGCCTGGCTCAGCGTGCTCCCGTTCGTGCTCACGAACGCCGGACTCCGCGGAACGCCGTCGATCGCTAGAACGGCGGTTGCCGAACTCAACGTCCGAACGTACGTCCGGTACCGCGGCGACCCCGGCCTGTTCTTTTTCAGTATCGACGTCGGGAACCCGCTGATCGCCGCGGCCGTCGGTCGGACGACCCGGCTTCCGGTGTACCACGCCCACATGCGAGTCGGTGCCGACGACGACGAGGTCGCGTTCTCGAGCACGCGAGGCCAGACCGCCGTTGGTGCCCGTCCGCAGTTCCAGTTCGAGGACACTCCCGCGCGCTTTTCGGCGACGTATCGCCCCGTTGGCGACGTCTTCACGCCGGAACCGGAGACGCTCGCGCACTGGCTGGTCGAACGCCGCCGGTTCTACGCGTCCGAAGCACGCGGTGTTCTGGCCGGCGAAATCGCCCACGAGCCGTGGCCCCTGCAGCCCGCGGACGTGACGGTTCGGGAGAACACGATGTTCGAAGCGAACGACCTGCCGAAACCGACGGGTGACCCCGTCGCGTACTACTGCGACGAACTCTCGATGACGGGGTCGATTCCGCGACGGATTCGAGACAACCCACGCCGGCGGCCGTTACTCCGTCGACGGTCGTAA
- a CDS encoding peroxiredoxin, with protein sequence MTLEEGDDAPTVTAANQDGEDVTLEFDDPTVVYFYPKDDTPGCTIEASQFQRERESYRDAGVEVYGVSRDDVDSHDSFCESEGLEFDLLADPDGELAEAFDVELRDSGVTTRTTFLLADGDVKAVYENVDPDGHARGVLLDALDDGLVTLPE encoded by the coding sequence ATGACGCTCGAGGAAGGCGACGACGCTCCGACCGTGACCGCAGCCAATCAGGACGGCGAGGACGTGACGCTCGAGTTCGACGACCCGACCGTCGTCTACTTCTATCCGAAAGACGATACGCCCGGTTGTACGATCGAGGCCTCCCAGTTCCAGCGCGAGCGCGAGAGCTATCGGGATGCCGGCGTCGAAGTTTACGGCGTCTCGAGGGACGACGTCGACTCCCACGACTCGTTCTGCGAGTCGGAAGGCCTCGAGTTCGACCTGCTCGCGGATCCCGACGGCGAACTCGCCGAGGCGTTCGACGTCGAACTACGAGACAGCGGCGTGACCACGCGGACGACCTTTCTTCTCGCCGACGGCGACGTGAAGGCCGTCTACGAGAACGTCGACCCCGACGGCCACGCGCGCGGCGTGTTGCTCGACGCGCTCGACGATGGACTGGTAACGCTGCCCGAGTAG
- a CDS encoding Hsp20/alpha crystallin family protein gives MRRNPFEDIEAMLDRLNQQIEEGMTSGGLQVPGSVPVDVVDTGDEYHVTADLPGYEIDDIELTLSEGTLRLEASREDEEKTAEGRYLRRERTRTSANRRIRLPEPVEEDEVSAGYQDGILTVRLPKVSNEEESRRIDIE, from the coding sequence ATGCGACGAAACCCGTTCGAAGACATCGAAGCGATGCTCGACCGCCTCAACCAGCAGATCGAGGAGGGGATGACCAGCGGCGGCCTTCAGGTTCCGGGCTCGGTTCCAGTGGACGTCGTCGATACGGGTGACGAGTATCACGTGACGGCGGACCTGCCCGGCTACGAGATCGACGACATCGAACTCACTCTCTCCGAGGGAACGCTGCGCCTCGAGGCCAGCCGCGAGGACGAGGAGAAGACCGCGGAGGGGCGCTACCTTCGCCGCGAGCGAACCCGAACATCGGCGAACCGCCGAATCCGACTGCCCGAACCGGTCGAGGAGGACGAGGTGTCGGCCGGCTACCAGGACGGCATCCTGACGGTTCGGCTGCCGAAGGTGTCAAACGAGGAGGAGTCGCGCCGGATCGACATCGAGTAG